Below is a window of Shinella sp. PSBB067 DNA.
AGCAGTCGGAGGCCGCCGCCCTGGTGCTCGCCGCCATCGACGACTTTGCCGAAGCGCTCGCCGCCATCCTTGCGCGCTACCTGAAGGAGGAGCCATGGAAGGGCACGACGAAGATCGCGGTCGGCGGCGGCTTTCGCGACAGCAAGGCAGGCCTGATGGCGATCGCCAAGGCCCAGATCCTTCTGAAGGCCGACGGCCGGAAGGTGGAGTTGCTGCCGATCGCCCATCACCCCGACGAGGCCGGCCTGATCGGCGCGGTCCACCTCATTCCTTCCTGGATGCTGAAGGGCCACGATGCGATCCTTGCCGTCGACATCGGCGGCACCAACATCCGCGCCGGCATCGTCAAGCTCAACCTCGACAAGAAGCCGGATTTCTCCAAGGCCGAGGTCTGGAAATCGGAACTGTGGCGCCATGCCGACGACGAGCCGCGCCGCACCGCAACCATCGAATATCTCGTCAAGATGATCGAAGCCCTGATCGCCAGGGCGGAAAAGGCCAAGCTCGCGCTCGCGCCGGTCATCGGCATCGGATGCCCGGGCATCATCGCCCCGGACGGTTCGATCGCCCGCGGCGGGCAGAACCTGCCGGGCGGCAATTGGGAGAGCACGCATTTCAACCTTCCGGAGGCCCTGCGCAAGGCGATCCCCGAAATCGCGGGCCAGCCGACATTCGTCATCATGCACAACGATGCCGTCGTGCAGGGCCTGTCGGAAGTGCCGCGCATGGCGGATGTCGAGCGCTGGGCGGCGGTGACGATCGGCACCGGCCTCGGCAATGCCAGCTTCGAGCGGCAATCGCCCGCCTGAGGGACCGTAACCAGGCCACGGGGCGGCGGCGCGAACCCCCGCTCAGTCGAGCGTCCGCCGGAACCGCATCAGCGCGAGCGCGCCGAGCACCACGACCATGACGAGCAGGGCGGCGAAGTCCGTGGCGACATCCGCGGGCTCGGCGCCCTTGAGCATGACGGCGCGCACCATCCTCAAAAGATGCGTGATCGGCAGGATCTCGCCCAGCCATTGCGCCCATTCCGGCATGCCGCGGAAGGGAAACATGAAGCCGGAAAGCAGCACCGAGGGCAGGAAGATGAAGATCGAGAGCTGC
It encodes the following:
- a CDS encoding ROK family protein, whose product is MAKRKEKAGEQHATIAHGAEALPAVRVTSYNLELRDRNGFIGDQANKSAFRDAVDGWRKRVREGGPDPLGDVPTDELTKKEIDAPLKDEQSEAAALVLAAIDDFAEALAAILARYLKEEPWKGTTKIAVGGGFRDSKAGLMAIAKAQILLKADGRKVELLPIAHHPDEAGLIGAVHLIPSWMLKGHDAILAVDIGGTNIRAGIVKLNLDKKPDFSKAEVWKSELWRHADDEPRRTATIEYLVKMIEALIARAEKAKLALAPVIGIGCPGIIAPDGSIARGGQNLPGGNWESTHFNLPEALRKAIPEIAGQPTFVIMHNDAVVQGLSEVPRMADVERWAAVTIGTGLGNASFERQSPA